Genomic DNA from Candidatus Poribacteria bacterium:
CGTGTTCCCGACCTGAATGCCCCGCGTCTTCGCCGCCCGTGAGTCGATGTGATCCGTCCCGACGCCCATGTTCGAGATGACTCGCAGACGCGGCGCGGTCGCCATCATCGCGTCGGTCACCGCCTCGTGGCCATAGGTGAGGAGCCCGTCGAGGTCGGGCAGACGGTCGGCGATGGGCGGCGTGACAGCGCTCGTGTGCCACATGTCGACGTCGCACGTCTCGCGGATGCGGTCGGCGATCTCCGCCGGAATGGGCCGCGTGATGAACACGCGCGGTCTGTCGCTCACCGTACCCCTCCACGCCCGGACATCTCCGACTCAGCGCGGCTCTCGCCGAGCGGCGGCGTTCCTTGGTCGTAGGGGCGGGTCTCAGACCCGCCCCTACGGTTCCCGTAGAGCCGAGCCCAGTGTCCTAGCCGCTACCGCCAGTCGAGCAGAACCCCCGTGTAGACGTTCGGCTGATCGCGCAGACCGTCGTACGCCTGTTTGATCTGCTCCGGCTTGAGGCGGTGTGAAATGAGCGGCTCCAACTGCAGCTTGCCCGTCTCCAGCCAGCCGAAGATCATCCGCTGCTTGCTGAACTGCGATACCTGGTTCCCGATGGTCGGATACATCGGCAGGCACCATTCGAGCGCGCCGCGAATCGTGATCCACCGCGTGTGTGTGTCCGAGAAGACCTCCGTCAGATCGCCCTGCACCGACACGCGCGGGCTGCCCAAGATGACCAACTGACCGAAGGTCGCCGTCGCCTTGAGCGCCTGCTTGCACACCGCGCTATGTCCCACAGCATCGACGGTGATGTTCCCCATCTCCCCGCCGGTGATCTCACGAACCCCTGCTTGAACCTCCTCCGGCGAGCCGCCCACCGTGAATGGAACGCCGCATCGCTCCGCGAGCTTCCGCCGCGCCTCCACCGGATCGACGCCGATGACCCGGCAGCCCATGATCCCGAACGACTGCGCCGCCAAGTTCCCCACCATCCCCAACCCGAACACGACGACCCACGGGTTGTTGACGATCTCTGCGACGATGATCCCCGTCGTCGCGACGCCCGCCATCCGAGACGCCGCCGCGATCGCCGGATCGATCCCCTCGGGAACCTTCACGATGAGCCGATCTGTGCCGTATCGCAGGGCGGAGACGTGGTTCCCATAGGTGAACACGCGGTCGCCCACCTGAACCCGCGACACGCGATCCCCTGCCGCGCGGACGATCCCGACGTTCGCATAGCCGGAGCGCCACGGATAGGCGCACCACGCCCCGGGACGGAACACGTTCGGATCGGTGCCCGTGTAGTTGGCGAGCTCCGTCCCCGTGCTGATGTAGGTGAACTCCGTCTCGATGAACACCTCGTTGGAGCCGAGATTCGCGTCGCTCAGCTCCTCCGACCGGAGTTCCACTTCGTTCTGACCCGTGACGACGACCTGCCGAATGTCCACTGGATGCTCCTGCTATGTGCGACCGCGCCAGCTTGTCGGACTATCTCAGCCGCGTCGATGCGTCGGCAGAATGGCAAAGGCGCGCCGAAATGAAAAGGGCTCCGTCGCGCGGGCCCATTCACGACTGCGAAGCGCGTGTTGCTCCCACGAGCTCTCTCATCCTTCGTGTTGCCCCTCAAGGCGTTCCCTTCGCTTGGCGTTCAGGGCAAGCAGGACAGGCATCGGGACAAGTCTCTGAGGAGTGAAGCGAAGAACCGACGGATGCACGTCATGCAGATGCTTCACGAAGCCTGGGCTATGTGTGATGTCACAGCGTGTTTGGACGCAAGTTTTTCGCGTTGAGCGTCTCTATAGCTTCCAGAGGCGGCACGATGGAACGATCCGAGTCGGACGACGAACTCATCGAACGATGCCATCGCGGCGATGATGTGGCGTTCGAAGCCCTGTACCGCCGGTACGTCGGACTGGTCTACACGATCTGCTACGGCATGACCTCATCCGTCGAGGACGCTCGTGACCTGTGCCAAGAGACGTTTCTCAACGCCTACCGTCGGTTGGGCACGTTCGAGGGTCGGGCGGCATTCAAGAGCTGGCTCCGACAGATCGCCGTGCGCCTCTGTCTGCGCCATGCGGAACGCGTCGCTCATTCCGCGCGCATCGCGGAGGAACCGCTCGTCGAGCGCGTATCGCCTCTCCGACAACCGGACGAAGAGATGGAACGCCAGGAATCCAACGAACGCCTGTGGCAAGCGATCCGCTCGCTGCCGCCGGATGATCGCGCGGTGCTCCTGCTCCGCGAGATGGAAGCGATGCGCTACGACGAAATCGCCGACGCCCTCGGATGGTCGGTGGAGAAGGTGACGACGCGCCTGCATCGGGCGCGGGCGAAGCTCGCGACGCAGTACAAGCGCTTGTTTGCGAGTGCGACTTGGATCGACGGAAGAGTGCCATGACCGAAGACATGCTTTCTCAGCTTTCGGCGTACTTGGAAGGAGACGTGACGCCGTCGGAGCGCGCAGCCATCGAATCGCAGTTGGCGCGCTCCACCGACTGGCGAGCCGCGCTGGACGAACTGGTCGCTCTGCGCGACGCGATCCGCTCGCTGCGGGTGGACGTGCCCGACGATCTGGGCGCGGGCTTCCAGCCGCCCAGGGAGCCGGAGCCACCGTCGGTGTACGACGTGATCCAAAGACTGCGCCGCACACTCGAAGGACTGCGCAGCAAGGTGGCGATGCACGACGAACGACGGCGCGCCGCTACGCTCATGCGGACAGCCGTTCGCCTCTGCCCGGATACCGTGAAGGAGTCATACCATGGCTGAAGAAGGCGTGTCGCGGTTCATGCGCGATCGCGTCGAAGTGGTCGATCAACCCGCGCTCGACACAGCCAAGACGCTTCGCGAGCGCATCGAGGAACTGACGAAGAAGATCGAGGACGGCGCGCTCTCCCCCTCGGACGCCAACGAGCAGCTAGATCGGCTGCAGCGGCAGTTGGGCTGGATCGAAGCCGTCATCAACGAGCGCAAGAAGGTCGTCAAGCTCTGTGAAACCGTCGAACTCACGCGCGAACAGACGTTCCATCTGAACGCGAGCGAGCTGTCCGTGTTGATCGGAGGCGCAGGCGGTGGGGGGTCCATCGTCGAAGTGCTCGGCTGGGACGAGCCGCATGTACGCGCCATCGTCGAGGTGCGCTCGTTCGATCACGACCGCGACGTGGCTCAACACCGCGCCGAAAAGGTGTCCGTCAACGTGACGAGCGACATCGGTGAGGCGCTTCGAGACTTCGGCTACCGCGATACGCGCGACCTGACCACCTTTCGCGAGATGCTCCGCTTCCGTCACGCGGACGCCTCGAAGTGGGTGAACGATCTCACCGCGTCGCCCCCGTTCCTCTATGTCTCCGTACCGGATCAGGATTGGGTGACCTCCAAGTATGAGGTTCCCGGCACGAACGCCGCGCGCCGCTGGACGGGTCCCGCCGTTGACATCGAGAAGGTCGCGATTCACGTGCCCAGAGCCATGCGGTTACGTATCGCATCGTCAGGCGCAGTCGTCCGGGGAATGCGCGCCGGTGTCGACCTGATCGCCTACGATAACGGAGCTACGTTGCAGGACATCGAAGGGGAAGTGCGCATCGTCACCCGCGTCGCGACGGGCTGCGAATCCAATGGGAGCCCAGAACACGAATTCTACATTCGCCGCCACACGAAGACCGATCCATCGGTGCGCCTGAACCGTATCCGCGGTGCGATACTGGTTCGGGCTGACGCCAGCGATGTCCACATCGAGGACGCCATCGGCTCTATGGACATCGCGACAGTCATGTCACAGATCCAGGCGCGGCTGAACCACGATTGCTTCGCCGAACGATTGCCGCTTCGGTTTTCCTCGGAATGGGGCGACGTCGAGCTGAGCGTGCCGGCGGGTTTCTCGGCGGAGCATCGGCTGGAAACCGAATACGGGGAGATTCGCACCGAAGCGGGAAAGAGCACCGAAACGTGGACCGCGATTGGCGACGATCAGGCGCTCTATGTCGGCTCAGCAGGACGGCACCGGACACAGGACGCCCCGCTGCAAGTGTGGACGCGCGGAGGCAAAATCCGCCTGCAGACGTCAACCTAGCGTGTTCGTCCCGACGGGCCCGGATCGCTGGCGCACGAAAACCTGTAGGCGCGCAGGCGTTCTGTCGATGGCTACGCGCGCCGGGCGATGACTCCGAGCTCCTGACGCGCCTGCTCACAGCGCGCACGCGCGGGGCAGCCAGCGACGTGGTCGTTGACCAGCCCCATCGCCTGCATGAACGCGTAGACCGTCGTGGGTCCGACGAAGGTGAACCCGCGCCGCTTCAGGTCCTTGCTCAGCGCTTTGGATTCCGCCGTGGACGACGGAAGGTCGTCTGGCACGGGACGCCGCTCCGGCTCGAACGACCAGAAGTAGTTCGCCAGCGAGCCGAACTCGTCGCGCAGTTCCAGCGCGCGACGCGCGTTGTGGATCGTCGACTCGATCTTGCCGCGATGCCGGATAATCGAGGCGTCCTGGACGAGGCGCTCGACGTCCGCACCGTCGAAGCGAGCCACCTGCTCGAAGTCGAAGTCGGCGAAGGCGCGCCGGAATCCGTCGCGCTTCCGCAGGATCGTCAGCCACGACAGCCCCGACTGGAACCCCTCCAGACAGAGCTTCTCGAACAGCCGGTGGTCATCGACGACGGGCATCCCCCACTCGTCGTCGTGATAGGGGCGGTAGTCCGGATGGTGGTTCGCCCACTCGCACCCGCTCTGGCTGGCAGCGTCAGACATACGGACACCCGTCGAGGTCCATAGGCTCAGGCCGGATCGGAATGCCAGAATGGATGGCGTCATCGTGCAAAGCGCGGAGGAACCGACAGCCGTTGGCGTCTAGTTGCCAACCATCGCGCTGAGGTCCGTCGGAGGCTGCCCCTCTTTGATGATCCTCGGCATGATGAAGATGGCGACCTGTTTCCGCGTTGTCGCCTTCCGAGTGCCGCGGAACAGGTACTTGATCACGGGAACCGACCCGAAGAACGGAACCTTCCGCTCCTCGGTCTGCTCCCGCTCCTCGATCATCCCTCCGATGATAACCATCTCCCCGTCGCGCACCCGCACCGTCGATTTGACGCTCCGCTTCTGGATGGTCGGAAGCCCTTCGGCTCCCGTCGCTATCACGTCGTTCACCTCGGGAGCCAAGTCGAGCGTGATATCGCCGTTGTCGGCAACTTGGGGCGTCAGTTTGAGGATCGTCCCGGACTGGATCTTCTGGAGCTCGACGCGCGGGAAGGCGACCGTCCCCGTCTCGATCTTGTAGTACTGCTCCAGACCGATCTCCATGGTCGCTTCCTTGCCATTCTGAGCGATGACCGCCGGGTTGGCGCGGATCTTCGCTTTGCCAGACGAGACCAGGTCGTTCAGCGTCGCCAGGAGCCGGTTCGTGTACTCGCCCGTGCGCGTGACCGTCAAGTTCTGGATGAACGACCCGAGCTCCTGTTGGTTCCCCCGAACGTCCGAGAACCCCTCCGCCGGAGGCGTTCCAGCGGCGGTCAGCGGAGACCGCGTCGTCTGCCAGTCCCACCCGACCTTGAGCTCCTTGCCGGCTTCCTCGGTGAACTCCGTCACGAGCGCGCTCAGAACCACCTGCACCGGCGGCTGATCGATCTTCTGGATGATCTGGATGATGTCGTCGCGGTAGACGATCGGAGCCGCGATGAGGGCGTAGGGCTGGTTCGCCGCTAGGCGGACATACTCGACCACCCAGTCGGGCAACAGGTCGCGGAGCTGCCCCACCGTGACGTACCGCAGGTTGTAGAAGATCGTCTCGGAAACGCGGGGGAACGCGGGGCTTCTCGCCTGCGCGGGACCGACGAAGTAGGTCTTGGGACCCAGCTTCTTATAGGTCGGCACCCAGCGGAGCCGTTACGTAGTCGAGGAACCGCTCCAGCGGCATCTCTTCGACCTGCACGGTGACGCTGCCCCGGACGAGCTCGGAGACGAAGATCTGGAGGTTGTGTTCGAGCGCCAGGTCGCCGATGACGTTCTGGATGGAGTCGCCGACCCATGAGGACGAGATGAGGACCGGTTCCTCTTCTTCGAACTTCTCCACGGGTTCCGCTGAGACGGCTTCATCCGCCGTGGTCGGTTCGGGTGTGGGCGTTGTCGCGCGAGGCTCCGTCGGCGACGGCAGGACGGCGACCTCCCGCTGGGGCGCGACCCTGGGCACGCTCGGAGTCGTGGCAGAGGGCGGAGGAGTCACCGGAAGGGGCTGTACCACTCGCGCCGGGGTCTCTGGCTCAGGCGCTGCACCGACGGCTCCACCCCGCGTTCCGGCGCAGCCTCCAAGCGCATACGCGGAGAGCATCAGCCCCAACGAAAGCATCCACCGGAGGGTGCTTCGCGTGCCGGGAAGCAATCTGTTCACGATCGTGCCCCATTCCTGTGCAAGACGCGCTGCAGCAGTGCGCAGACCGAGACGTTTCATGCCCGCAGACGTTCGCGGCGGGCTCCCAAATCCCCGTCAGACTACGCGATGTCCTGTTGAGCGACGCGGACGGCAGCACCCGTCGCTTCGAGGGTGTGCTTACTCGCCCGGGCTCCTGCCCTGGAATCCGGGCGGAAGAACGCGAAGGAGGACAGCGAGCTGGCGCGTCTCCGGCTCAGGAAGCGCTGTGCCATCAAGCCTCCTCGGTTCCAGAACGACGAACTTCTCACTCACATCCGACAGGGCTTTTGAGTCCAGCACAGCACGAACCTGGAAGGAGCGTTCCCCGCCAGCGGTGACCAAGAACCGCGATGGAACCGCTGTCAAGCCTTCACTTGGATGCACGGAAACAACCAACTGCTCGTCCACATTGTTCGTGATGGTGACATCCTCGCGGACGACTCTGCCAGCGCTCCCCGCCAGTGTGATGCGCTCGGACGCCAGACCCAGAACCCCCAAGCGGCGCATCTCCGTTGGAACGCCGGCGATCGGCGCGCGCACCTCGAACTGCGTGATTCGCGTCGCGACGTCCAACGCGCCGCCCCAACCGATGCGCAGCTCCGCTTGATACGCTCCCGGGCGCAACGGCGCTTGGACCGTGGCGACGAACTCGCGCTCCGAGTTCGGGAACACGACCTTCGACCCGGCGGGGATGATCACCTCCTCGACGATGCGCCGCTCGTCCAGATTGCGCACCGTCGCTGTGACGTCCGCCAGGATGTGGGTATTCCCTTTATTAGCAAACTTGCCCACCAATTTCAACGTCTGCCGCGATTCGGTGGGTTTCGGGAAATCCACGCCCCAATCGACCACGCGCACATCGTAATACGGTTCGATCGCGCGAATCACCGTCGGCGGTTGGTCCGGAAAGCGGCTGGGTCGGCGCACACCCGCCGTGACGAAAGCCAGCACGCCCACCTCGAACGTCACGCTGACGCGGCGGGATGCTGTCGTCGACGTGACCGGATCTGCCGGGCCCGGGTTGACGGCGATGGAGGCGTAGTACTCGCCGCGAGCCGTCACGGGGAGCCGGACCGTGCCGCGCACTCGACGCTGTTCCCCGGGGTCCAACGGAAAGACAGGATCCGCGATCGAGATGAACGGAGCGGCGGAGAGCTCGAACGGAGTGTACCGATCGCCCTGTTCTTCTCGAAGCCGCTCTTCGAAGAGCATTTCGCCTTTGAGACCCAGGCGGAACTCCTCCGCCCGGACGCGGATCGTCCGCCGGGTCTCGCTCGTGTTCGCGACGACGAGCTCAAAGGGTTCCGGCGCGCCGCCGGGCTCGGCGAGGATCTCCAAGCGCATGGGCGTCACGGAGACGCTGGCGTGGAGCGCCGGAGCGAGGATCAGAGCGAGCAGAAGGCAGAAGGCACGAACTCGCACAATCGCCTGCGTTCATTGAGGGCGCGAGGTTCCGTGAATCCTTCGCAGAGCCGCTACCACGACATCCGAAGTGTCATGCCTCCGCCGCCCATCACATAGGTCCCTTGGTCGGGGGCTTCGGTGAGGTCGCTCGCGCTGCCGGAGTTCTCATTGTTGATCGCTCGAGAGGTGATCGCCATCGTCATGCTCGTGTCGGACGCCGGTGTGTTGTAGGTGACGGTCACACCCGTTGAACCAAGAAACGTGCCGTGCGCGACGAAGTTCTGATAGCCCTCGGCGCTCTCCCGCCGACCAGGCTGAACCCCGTCTGTCCGCTGGCTCCGCTGACGTAGAGATCGCCATCGTATTTCAGGTAGGTATCCAGTTGGTCGCCCGATCCGCTGCTCAGGTTCGGCACCGTGCCGCGAACCGTCAGCCGGATCAGCGCCGCTCCGTCCGTGTAGACATGCGTCATCGTCTTGCTGGTTCCCAGGAACTGCGTCTCGAAGGCGCTGGAGCCGCCGCCGACGTAGAGGAAGTCTCCGCTCCCGATGCCGTCGGTCGTCGTCTCCGTCGCGAATCCGGTCGTTGTGACACCGTCCGCGACGGTGCCCAGCGCGCTCTCGGCGACGAGGTTGTAGTAGGTCGCCAGCGTCTCCCCGCCCACCGAGTCCGTGAGGATCTGGTTCGCCTGAGACGTCGTCGTGTCGAACACGGCGTGTCCGTTCGTCACGAGCCAGTAGACGGCGTACGCATCTCTCTTGCTCGTCGCCAGATTCGCGTTCTGCCAGTCGTCAATGCTCGTCGACGGGTTCGTGACGGGGGTATTGTCGTCGATAGAAGCGAGAATGCTGCCCACGACGCCCGTGTAGTCGTTCACCTTCTCGGAGAAGTCGCGACCTCCGCCTCCGCCGCCTCCGCCGCCTCCGGGCGCGGTGTAGAGCGCTCGGGAGGGCACGAGGCACAGGACGAAGGTAATCCACGCCATCCATCGTTGGAAAGGTCGCATCTGCCGCTCAGTTCCCGGCTTGCGACGCCGCTAGTGGCCCGTGACTTTGGAGATGCCGTATTCCCCCCACCTCAATCCTCCCCCACGCTTCGCGGGGGGAGGAGGCTATGTCCCCTCCCCCTCGCATGGGGGAGGGTTAGGGTAGGGGTTGGACAAACCGACAACTCACTGTCACTGACCGTTAGTAGGTCATCCTCAACGTCAGGCTCGTCGTGTAGGTTCCCGTGTCAGGGGCTTCCGTCAGATCGCTGCTGCTGCCCGAGTTCTCGTTGTTGATTCCCCGGCAGACCACCTGGAACGCGAAGTTGCTGGGACCTCCGTTCACGTCGTTCTTCTGAACCCCTACGCCCGTCATGAACGCCGAACCCAGCACCGGGTTCAGGTAGCCCTGCGACGCCGGGGGCGACGGTGTCCAGCCGGGCTTGTTCCCCGAAGCCTCGCTGCCGTCGAACCACCAATAGGTCTTGAGCGTATCGCCCGTCGTCGGGTGCGTCAGAGAAGCCGGAGCCGTGACGGTCGACATCGTTGCGCTCTCGTTGCGTGCGAGGTTGATCCGGTAACGCACGGGCCAGTCGCCAGCCCCTGTCGGGAGTGCCCCATCCGACGGTGTGGGGGTAGCCTCCGTCGTATCCCATGTCGACAGGCCTGCCTGCGAGTACGTGGCGGGGTTCGGGTTCGCCGGAAACCCGCCGCCAGACCACGTGGGAGCATCCCACGCGCCCCGCGCCAGCAACATCAGACCCCCGCAGAACACACCCAACATGCTCGAACGTCCGACGCGCCACATCGTTCTGCCCCGCTTCATCCTCATCGATACCGACCACGCCTGCCATCGTAGGGGCGGGTCTGAGACCCGCCCCTACTGCCACGCTACTCGCTACGGAATCGCCGTCGCCCGCAGCGTGAACGACACCGTGTAGGTTCCCACTTCGGGAGCCTCGGTGTTGTCGCTCGCGTTGCCGAAATCCTCGCCGTTCAATCCTCGGACGGTCAGCGTCAGCAGCGCCGCGCCGTCCTTATTGATGCGAGTCAGCGTCTTGCCCGCGCTCAGAAACTGCGCTGCCGTATAGCCGTTATCGCTCGCCCACGTCGCATTTCCGCCACCGACATACTGAAAATTCGTCATCGAAGACCCGCTCTTGGGCCCGATGCCGTTGCCGTATTGCCCTGACGCGAACCCCGTCGTCGAAGTCCCGTCGCCATCGGAGTTCAGGTTGTAGAACGTCGGCAACTGCTCGCTCGTGGCCGAGTTCGTCAGGATCTGATTCGCCTGCGTCGTCGTCGTGTCGATCGTCGCGCTCTTGTTCGTCACGAGGCGAAAGATCGCGACGCAGTCCGTCTTGTCGTAGGTGTTGTTGGCGTTCTCCCAGTCCGTGATACCGGTCCCCGCCGTCGGCGACTGCTTCGCCGTGATGAAGGCGAGGATGCTGTTCACCGTCACCTGGTACGTCTGCGCCGAAGAGTCCGTCGTCGCCAGGCGCGTATCCCTCGACGCCAGACAGAGCGCGACCATAGCAAGGATCCGAGCGATGCGCATGTGTCTAGTCCTATGGCGACGATGCGCACATAAGTGTACGCCCGACGCGATCCGTTTTCAATGGTGGCATACCGGATGCGGGTCGGGCAAGGGCGCAGAGCCGCTCGCGACGCGTACTGCGCGGCTTCACTCGTTTACTCGTCGCCGACGCCATCCTGTACGGATGCACCATCCGTGCCAGCGGCTTGTTCGGCGGAACGCGGCGGCAGAACGCGGACGGTTGCCTGCAGGACCTGCGTCTCCGTATCGGGGAACGTCGAGCCGGAGAAGGTCACCGGAACCATCCCGATCAGCACTTGTTCGGTGATTAGCGAGCTCTCTTTGTCCGCCTTCACGGTCACGTTGACGGTCCGCTCCGCGTCGGGAGCGATGACGAGCGTCTTGGGCGAGAAGGTGAACCAACTCGCCAGCGGTGACTCTTCGAGGAACTGCGGCGTGACGCGCATCGGTTCCTTGAACGTGTTCTTCAGCGTCAACTTTCCTCGGCTCGTCTCACCAGGGCGAACGCTGATGAACGCCTTCTTCATGCTCAACTGCAGGACACCGCTCACCGGAGGGCGTGTTCCCGCGATCGGCTCCGTCACCTCGACGGCGATCTCCTGCCGCGTCGCCTGCCGGGATTCTCCCCAATCCACGTCCACGAGAATCTGGTATTTGCCGGGTTCTAGCGGCGACTCGAACTCGCCCCGGAACCGCCGCGTCGTGTTCGCAAACACCATGTCGAAACCGTGCCGCAGCACGACTTCCTCAAGAATGCGCCGCTTGGCGACGTCCCGCAGTCGCGCGCGGATCACCGGCGAGATGAACGTCGTGCTCAGGTTCTCCAGCTTGCCTAAGACGCGCAGCGCCGGCTTCTCGTCGCCCGGCTTCGGCGTGAACGCCTCCAACTCGCTGATGTTGACGTTGTAGTACTCCGGCTTCATCCGCCGCAGGAGCACTTCCGTATCGCGCCCTCTGCCGATCTCCTGGCGATACCCCGCCACGATGAACACCGACGCGGCGATCCGGAACACGACGTTCACGCGCCGAGTCGTATTCCCCCGCACGGGAGCCGCTTCGGGACCCGGATCGGCGACGATCATCGCCAGGTATTCGTCCTGGGCGTCCGGCGGCAGGTTCACCGAGAAGTCGATCGCGCGCGATTCGTTGGGAGCCAGCGTTACCGTGCCCCCGCCAGCAACCGTGATGAGCGTCCGGACATCCACGCCTGACGACTCGCCTTCCGGCGCGGCGAACGCCTGGCTGTCATCCGGCGCGACGTCCTCGACGAGCGACGCGTTGCCGTCCTCATCGACGCTCACGCGCTGCACGAGCAGGCGAACATCCCGGGTCGTCGGCGTCGTATTGATGAGGGTCATCTGGAAGGGGGTCGGTAGTCCAGGGCGGGCGTAGACATCGACGCGGAGGGGCGTCAGCCCGATCACGGCATGGGCGCGGAACGCCGTCAGCGCCATCAGCAGGGACGACAGCGCAACCCAGGCGCTAGCCCATCTGCCGTGCATCCGAACCATCTCGGACGGTTCCTCCGCCGAAGCCGTGAGAACTCACGTGGCGACGCAACTCAAGAAACGTCACCGAACGCCGATCGGTTCCCTAGATATCTGTTTCATAGATTCATGGCTTGATCGAAGGCCTTGCGGTGGTAGGGACGGGTCTCAGACCCGCCCCTACGGGGCTTTCACTATCTCCGAAATGAACCACTAAACCCAGCAAGCGCACGCGGAGCGCTCAAGCCGCCGTCTTGGCTCGGCGCGGCTCGAAGGCTCCACACGTGTGATTCGCTGCTAGGTATAGACTGCCATCAACGCGGCAGCGAGTCAAGTAGCGCTGCGTCGCGCTCAGCCCAAGTCGGCTCAGGGTAGGGCGGTGAGCTGGACCGTCGCGGTGTAGGGACTGTCGCTGGCGACGTCCGGAGCTTCCGTGTCGTCGGAGTCGATGCCGAAGTCCTCGCCGTTCAGAGCGCGCATCGTCACGCGGACCAGCACGGATCCGTCGCGCGGGACGTGCTTGATGAGAGCCCCATCGCCGAGGAGCGCTCCCATCGAGAACTGCGCATTGTGAGCCGGCACAGCGGAGAGCTCCGCGAGCCGCGTGGGCGAGACCCACGTGTTGGAGGCCTCAGTGTCAGCGGCATTTGAGCCCCCGCCGACGTAGACGAAGTTGAACCGCCCGTCCTCGTAGTCCGGTCCCACACCGCGAGCCGGCGCGTATTGATCCTCTTCGAAGCCCGTCGCCGGATCGCCCGTGCCGTCGATGACGGCCTCTTCGAGTCCGCTGCCGTCGGTCTGGACGCAGACGAACGTGGCGAGCGTCTCCGCCGCATTGTCGGGGTGGGTCAGCGGGTCCGCCGTGCCGGTGAGGCGAACGTCCACGTTCGTGACGAGCCTCAACACGGCGACCGTGTCCGTGTCGCCGGTGTCCGTGCTGAGGGCGTTCGACCAGTCGCGGAGGTTCCCGACCGGCGCGCTCACCTCCTCAGCGGGGTTCAGCCACTTGACGATGATTCCCACCTTCGCGCTGAAGGTGGCTCCATCGTTCGTCTCGTTCACCTGCGCGACGACGGGAGCCGCCGCGGTCAGTGCGAGAGCGAGAACGGCGCTGATGAAGATCCGCCTGGTCACGGTCGGGACCCTTACGGTGCGAGTCGGCTGCCCGGCTCGCCGCGCTAGCCATACGGATAGAGCGCGAGCCGTGGTGGGAAGATGAGGGCGCGAAGCCGCGCCCTCATCGATGCGGGAACTTCAGCCGCTCGTCCTTACGGGGTCGCCGTAAGGGTCAGCGTGCACTGGTAGTCCGTCGCCACTTCGGGAGCTTCCGTCAGGTCGCTGTCGTTCCCGAAGTCCTCGCCGTTCATCGCGCGGACGGTCACCTGGAACATGATCGCGCCATCGCGGGCGATGTGCGTCGTCGCCTCGCCGGTGAACGGGGTGAGGTTGTCTGCCCAATCCGTGCCGCCGCCGGCGCCGCCGGCGCCGTCGAGGACGTAGTTCGCGCCAGTCACGGTAGGTGTCGTGAGCGTCTGGCCTGTGCCGCCGCCGTCGCCGCCGGCTCCGCGCCAGCTGTCGGTGACCGCCGAAGCGCCGGCGATGTAGACGAAGTTGAGCGTCGTGCGGCCGAACTCATAGAGCGTGCCGGCGCTTCCGCCGATGCCTGCATCGGCAT
This window encodes:
- a CDS encoding sigma-70 family RNA polymerase sigma factor, encoding MERSESDDELIERCHRGDDVAFEALYRRYVGLVYTICYGMTSSVEDARDLCQETFLNAYRRLGTFEGRAAFKSWLRQIAVRLCLRHAERVAHSARIAEEPLVERVSPLRQPDEEMERQESNERLWQAIRSLPPDDRAVLLLREMEAMRYDEIADALGWSVEKVTTRLHRARAKLATQYKRLFASATWIDGRVP
- a CDS encoding DNA-3-methyladenine glycosylase I, translating into MSDAASQSGCEWANHHPDYRPYHDDEWGMPVVDDHRLFEKLCLEGFQSGLSWLTILRKRDGFRRAFADFDFEQVARFDGADVERLVQDASIIRHRGKIESTIHNARRALELRDEFGSLANYFWSFEPERRPVPDDLPSSTAESKALSKDLKRRGFTFVGPTTVYAFMQAMGLVNDHVAGCPARARCEQARQELGVIARRA
- a CDS encoding zinc-binding alcohol dehydrogenase, which produces MDIRQVVVTGQNEVELRSEELSDANLGSNEVFIETEFTYISTGTELANYTGTDPNVFRPGAWCAYPWRSGYANVGIVRAAGDRVSRVQVGDRVFTYGNHVSALRYGTDRLIVKVPEGIDPAIAAASRMAGVATTGIIVAEIVNNPWVVVFGLGMVGNLAAQSFGIMGCRVIGVDPVEARRKLAERCGVPFTVGGSPEEVQAGVREITGGEMGNITVDAVGHSAVCKQALKATATFGQLVILGSPRVSVQGDLTEVFSDTHTRWITIRGALEWCLPMYPTIGNQVSQFSKQRMIFGWLETGKLQLEPLISHRLKPEQIKQAYDGLRDQPNVYTGVLLDWR
- a CDS encoding type II and III secretion system protein produces the protein MPTYKKLGPKTYFVGPAQARSPAFPRVSETIFYNLRYVTVGQLRDLLPDWVVEYVRLAANQPYALIAAPIVYRDDIIQIIQKIDQPPVQVVLSALVTEFTEEAGKELKVGWDWQTTRSPLTAAGTPPAEGFSDVRGNQQELGSFIQNLTVTRTGEYTNRLLATLNDLVSSGKAKIRANPAVIAQNGKEATMEIGLEQYYKIETGTVAFPRVELQKIQSGTILKLTPQVADNGDITLDLAPEVNDVIATGAEGLPTIQKRSVKSTVRVRDGEMVIIGGMIEEREQTEERKVPFFGSVPVIKYLFRGTRKATTRKQVAIFIMPRIIKEGQPPTDLSAMVGN